TGGTGGCAGAAAAGCCCCTTTAGTGGGTAGTTCTGTCGTGCCGTAAGAACTATCATAAAGGGGCTCTCATTTTGAGGGCCCCTTATTTTTTGGAGGTGAGGAGATGAAGGAGAGAATTATTGTTACTATGCCAAAGAAAGAAATGATAAAGGAGTGGTATAACGTAAAGGCAGACCTTCCATTTGCGCTTGATCCGCCCTTAAATCCACAAACAAAAGAGGTTATAACTCCAGAGGCACTTTCGGCAATTTTTTGCCCTTCGATTATTGAGCAGGAAGTTACAACAGAGAGATACGTCAAAATTCCCGAAGATGTGCTCGACGAATACGTTGTTTTCAGGCCCACTCCGCTTATCAGGGCAAGTTTTCTGGAAGAGTATCTTGAAACACCAGCCAGAATTTACTACAAATATGAAGGAGTCTCACCTACAGGCAGCCATAAAACCAACACAGCGCTGGCACAAGCCTATTTCAACGCTAGAGATGGAATAAAGCAACTTGTAACGGAAACAGGTGCAGGACAATGGGGTAGTGCGTTATCCTATGCGGGAACAAAGTTTGGCTTAAAGGTAAAGGTATTTATGGTGAGAATTAGCTATAACCAAAAACCTATGCGTAAATATATGATGCAGCTCTTTGACGGGAGCGTTCAGGAAAGCCCAAGCCAGAGCACAAAATGCGGGCAGGAATATTTAAAGGAAGACCCAAAACATCCCGGATCTCTGGGAATTGCTATTAGTGAAGCCATTGAAACTGTATTGAATGAAGGGAATTCCAGATATTCTCTGGGCAGTGTTCTGGACCATGTGTTGCTTCACCAGACTGTAATTGGCCAGGAATTGAAGAAGCAGCTTTCAATGATCGGGGAAATTCCTACCATCTTAATAGGCTGCCACGGTGGAGGTTCTAATTTTGGTGGGACAATATTGCCTTTTATCCCTGAGAAGCTTGATGGTCAGGAAATAAGATTTATTGCCTGTGAACCTGAATCATGCCCAACACTAACTAAAGGCGAATACAGATATGACTTTGGTGACTCTTCCGGTTTTACGCCGCTACTTATGATGTACACCCTTGGAAAGGATTTCGTACCTCCCAAGATCCATGCCGGAGGGCTGCGTTATCACGGTTCGGCGCCTATAATCGCAAAATTACTCAAAGAAGGGCTTATTGAAGCAGATAGTTTTTCACAGGAAGAGACCTTTAAGGCTGCAAAGGTTTTTTCAAAAGTGGAAGGCATAATACCAGCACCTGAGTCAGCCCACGCTATTGCAGGTGCAATTCGCGAGGCAATAAAGGCCAAATCAGAAGGAAGAAGAGAAGTGATTGTATTCAACCTCAGTGGCCATGGTTTGCTTGACCTTTCGGCATATGCGTAAAAATAGCTCCTTGCAGGGCGTCTTTAAATCTTCGTAATAAGTGATTTTGCCCAATCTTGCGCCTTTTTCAAGCTTGGTTCAAGATTCATTGAAACATTCTGAAAATCTATCGCATCAATTACCATACTTGAGCCAAG
This sequence is a window from Kosmotoga arenicorallina S304. Protein-coding genes within it:
- a CDS encoding TrpB-like pyridoxal phosphate-dependent enzyme, translating into MKERIIVTMPKKEMIKEWYNVKADLPFALDPPLNPQTKEVITPEALSAIFCPSIIEQEVTTERYVKIPEDVLDEYVVFRPTPLIRASFLEEYLETPARIYYKYEGVSPTGSHKTNTALAQAYFNARDGIKQLVTETGAGQWGSALSYAGTKFGLKVKVFMVRISYNQKPMRKYMMQLFDGSVQESPSQSTKCGQEYLKEDPKHPGSLGIAISEAIETVLNEGNSRYSLGSVLDHVLLHQTVIGQELKKQLSMIGEIPTILIGCHGGGSNFGGTILPFIPEKLDGQEIRFIACEPESCPTLTKGEYRYDFGDSSGFTPLLMMYTLGKDFVPPKIHAGGLRYHGSAPIIAKLLKEGLIEADSFSQEETFKAAKVFSKVEGIIPAPESAHAIAGAIREAIKAKSEGRREVIVFNLSGHGLLDLSAYA